From Balearica regulorum gibbericeps isolate bBalReg1 chromosome 13, bBalReg1.pri, whole genome shotgun sequence, a single genomic window includes:
- the FHOD1 gene encoding FH1/FH2 domain-containing protein 1 isoform X2: MAEAAVPCRLQYLEDADPFGCGSFPEPRRAPVYAVAEALALGAQLPALHRLLGAPLPLEDCTLQVSPSGHYLDLDLSLLEQKDDLEGFYEEVRKGRRPTLILRTQLSVRVHAIIEKLYNSQGPELRRSLFSLKQLFQEDKDLVPEFVNLDGLTCLIKVGAEADQNYQNYILRALSQIMLFVDGMQGVINHNETVQWLYTLSGSPFRLVVKMALKLLLVFVEYTEPNALLLIHAVNAVDQARGACPWSNLMAILEQRNGADTDLLVFAMTLINKTLAALPDQDTFYDVTDCLEQQGMERVVQQYLGSKGTDLDLKQQFTLYESALKLEDDAEEPPSGGRKERRTDEGRRGWRSQGGCPESSPDTPPLLGSPGTPKEPPTEDTPAVPTPSSPAEPCPGSVYNSASSVQLALASPPAEKEQPPAPGERSVYKARFLENLAAAQKEKISSMAKGRLDVLSDAVLEHPTAVVWDRDSSTPEPGMKPPGIRSRLAQLDTTDSCSTISSDTKFMLDMLYAKGSTEPGREKVSKVPSSPLVQGEVETDAEGGGSREQEGAWLCGRTPDGPVASAHTKLARAASSVDAETHKQKLENTGMMPIKKDVELTWECLEASPVQLKIKDLDFTDLGEEDDFDILDTGPMANGSFLSPSIEATSAGALMVPPPPPAVPGCPPPPPPPPAVPGCPPPPPPPPAVPGCPPPPPPAVPGCPPPPGLPGSIAMDGPSQAKKKRTVKLFWKELKQLDGSVGLGRFGQATLWASLQNVEINAAKLEHLFESRSKEVPTSKKAMDGKKVVVVLDPKRSNAINIGLTVLPPVHIIKTAVLNFDEFAVNKEGIEKILTMVPTEEEKQKIQEAQLANPDVPLGSAEQFLLALSSISDLTARLQLWAFKLDYESLEQEIAEPLFDLKVGMEQLARNHTFKCILATLLAMGNFLNGSQSRGFELGYLEKVSEVKDTVHRQSLLHHLCQMVVEKFPETTDLYSEIASITRSAKIDFDELANSLVQLERRCRASWDNLKVIAKHETKPVLKSKLTDFLKDSTLRIVVLKVVHRRVLNRFHSFLLYLGYPASTARDVKVTPICKLLREFALEYRTCRERVLQQQKKRAAHRERNKTRGRLITETEKFSGITEAAPPPAVVSSGPEEQMEAGHESMKNLLTSPTDAPVRRSRASRGTGHATPAQGSPAQEDVPSSPDDASDEIMDRLVKSVTHNANPRPCANKERRRSRGNRKSLRRTLKGGLSDDLVQALGLGRAPGMEV; the protein is encoded by the exons agAAGCTGTACAACTCGCAGGGGCCGGAGCTGCGGCgatctctcttctccctcaaGCAGCTCTTTCAG gagGACAAGGACCTGGTGCCGGAGTTTGTGAACCTGGATGGCTTGACGTGCCTGATCAAAGTGGGGGCAGAGGCCGACCAGAACTACCAGAATTACATCCTCCGGG CCCTGAGCCAGATCATGCTCTTTGTGGATGGGATGCAGGGTGTCATCAACCACAACGAGACCGTCCAGTGGCTGTACACGCTGTCGGGAAGCCCG TTTCGCCTGGTGGTGAAGATGGcgctgaagctgctgctggtgttCGTGGAGTACACGGAGCCCAACGCCCTGCTCCTCATCCACGCCGTCAACGCTGTGGACCAGGCGAGAG GCGCGTGCCCGTGGTCCAACCTGATGGCCATCCTGGAGCAACGCAACGGGGCTGACACGGACCTGCTGGTGTTCGCCATGACGCTGATCAACAAG ACGCTGGCAGCCCTCCCAGACCAAGACACCTTCTACGACGTGACGGActgcctggagcagcagggCATGGAGCGCGTGGTGCAGCAGTACCTGGGCAGCAAGGGCACCGACCTCGACCTGAAGCAGCAGTTCACGCTCTACGAA AGCGCTCTCAAGCTGGAGGATGATGCGGAAGAGCCGCCCTCGGGGGGACGAAAGGAGCGGAGGACAGATGAGGGCCGACGCGGGTGGCGATCCCAGGGTGGCTGCCCGGAGTCCAGCCCCGATACCCCACCGCTGCTGGGGTCCCCTGGCACCCCGAAGGAGCCCCCCACCGAGGACACCCCGGCTGTCCCCACGCCGAGCAGCCCAGCAGA ACCCTGTCCTGGCAGCGTCTACAACAGTGCGTCCAGCGTGCAGCTGGCCCTGGCCTCCCCCCCGGCCGAGAaggagcagcccccagccccaggcgaGCGCAGCGTCTACAA AGCTCGCTTCTTGGAGAACCTGGCCGCAGCCCAGAAAGAGAAGATCTCTTCCATGGCCAAGGGACGGCTCGATGTCCTCAGTGATGCTGTGCTGGAGCATCCCACCGCCGTCGTGTGGGACAGGGACAGCAGCACCCCCGAGCCCGGGATGAAGCCACCCGGCATAA ggTCCCGCCTGGCTCAGCTGGACACCACCGACTCCTGCAGCACCATCTCCTCTGACACCAAATTTATGCTGGACATGCTCTACGCCAAGGGCTCCACAGAACCAGGGAGGGAGAAAGTCTCCAAGGTCCCATCATCCCCCCTGGTCCAGGGTGAAGTGGAGACAGATGCCGAGGGAGGTGGCAGCCGGGAGCAGGAGGGTGCCTGGCTCTGTGGCAGGACTCCAGACGGGCCAGTGGCCAGCGCCCACACCAAGCTGGCACGTGCCGCGTCCAGTGTAGATGCTGAGACCCACAAGCAGAAGCTGGAGAACACCGGGATGATGCCCATCAAGAAGGATGTAGAGCTGACGTGGGAGTGCCTGGAGGCCAGCCCTGTGCAGCTGAAGATTAAGGACTTGGACTTCACTGATTTGGGGGAAGAAGACGACTTTGACATCCTGGACACAGGGCCCATGGCCAAtggctccttcctctctcccagcatCGAAGCGACAAGTGCTGGAGCTCTCATGgttcctcctccacctcctgcaGTCCCTGGCTGCCCACCACCTCCACCCCCACCTCCTGCAGTCCCTGGCTGCCCACCACCTCCACCCCCACCTCCTGCGGTCCCTGGCTGcccaccacctccacctcctgcaGTCCCCGGCTGTCCACCACCCCCAGGACTGCCAGGCTCCATAGCAATGGATGGCCCCTCCCAGGCCAAGAAGAAGAGGACAGTGAAGCTCTTCTGGAAGGAGCTGAAGCAGCTGGATggctctgtggggctgggcaggtTTGGTCAGGCAACACTGTGGGCGTCCTTGCAGAATGTCGAGATCAATGCTGCCaaactggagcatctctttGAGTCACGGTCAAAGGAAGTGCCAACTTCAAAG AAGGCCATGGATGGGAAGAAGGTTGTGGTAGTGCTGGATCCCAAGAGGAGCAATGCCATCAACATTGGCCTCACGGTGCTGCCACCCGTGCACATCATCAAGACAGCTGTGCTCAACTTTGACGAGTTTGCAGTCAATAAGGAAGGGATTGAG AAAATCCTGACCATGGTCCCGACcgaggaggagaagcagaagatCCAGGAGGCCCAGTTGGCCAACCCTGATGTTCCCTTGGGCTCTGCGGAGCAGTTCCTGCTCGCCCTGTCTTCTATCAGCGACCTCACGGCCAGGCTCCAGCTCTGGGCCTTCAAGCTGGACTACGAGAGCCTGGAGCAG GAGATTGCAGAGCCGCTCTTTGATCTGAAGGTGGGCATGGAGCAGCTGGCCAGAAATCACACCTTCAAGTGCATCCTGGCCACGCTGTTGGCCATGGGCAACTTCTTGAATGGCTCCCAG AGCAGAGGCTTTGAGCTGGGCTACCTGGAGAAGGTCTCAGAAGTGAAGGACACAGTGCACCGGCAGTCCCTGCTCCACCATCTCTGCCAGATGGTGGTAGAGAAGTTTCCAGAAACCACTGACCTCTACTCAGAGATTGCCTCCATCACCCGCTCTGCCAAG ATTGACTTTGACGAGCTGGCCAACAGCCTGGTGCAGCTGGAGCGGAGGTGCAGGGCCTCCTGGGACAACCTGAAGGTGATTGCCAAGCACGAGACCAAGCCGGTGCTGAAGAGCAAGCTGACAGACTTCCTCAAGGACAGCACCCTGCGCATTGTCGTCTTGAAGGTGGTGCACAGGCGCGTCCTCAACAG GTTTCACTCCTTCCTGCTGTACCTGGGGTACCCGGCAAGCACGGCGCGGGACGTGAAGGTGACACCCATCTGCAAACTGCTCCGGGAGTTCGCCCTGGAGTACCGCACCTGCCGGGAGCGcgtcctgcagcagcagaagaaacgGGCTGCCCACCGCGAGCGCAACAAGACCCGGGGACGTCTCATCACCGAG ACCGAGAAGTTCTCTGGCATCACTGAGGCCGCTCCACCACCTGCCGTGGTGTCCAGCGGCCCCGAGGAGCAGATGGAAGCAGGTCACGAGAGCATGAAGAACCTGCTGACCTCCCCCACGGACGCCCCTGTCCGCCGCAGTCGGGCCAGCCGGG GGACAGGGCACGCCACCCCGGCCCAGGGCTCTCCAGCCCAGGAGGATGTTCCCAGCTCCCCAGACGATGCTTCGGATGAGATCATGGACCGGCTGGTGAAATCGGTGACTCACAACGCCAACCCCCGGCCCTGCGCCAACAAGGAGCGCAGGAGGTCCCGTGGCAATAGGAAGTCCT tgAGACGGACGCTGAAGGGCGGGCTCAGTGATGACCTGGTGCAGGCGCTGGGCCTGGGGCGGGCACCCGGCATGGAGGTTTGA
- the FHOD1 gene encoding FH1/FH2 domain-containing protein 1 isoform X1, with product MAEAAVPCRLQYLEDADPFGCGSFPEPRRAPVYAVAEALALGAQLPALHRLLGAPLPLEDCTLQVSPSGHYLDLDLSLLEQKDDLEGFYEEVRKGRRPTLILRTQLSVRVHAIIEKLYNSQGPELRRSLFSLKQLFQEDKDLVPEFVNLDGLTCLIKVGAEADQNYQNYILRALSQIMLFVDGMQGVINHNETVQWLYTLSGSPFRLVVKMALKLLLVFVEYTEPNALLLIHAVNAVDQARGACPWSNLMAILEQRNGADTDLLVFAMTLINKTLAALPDQDTFYDVTDCLEQQGMERVVQQYLGSKGTDLDLKQQFTLYESALKLEDDAEEPPSGGRKERRTDEGRRGWRSQGGCPESSPDTPPLLGSPGTPKEPPTEDTPAVPTPSSPAEPCPGSVYNSASSVQLALASPPAEKEQPPAPGERSVYKLHQTAPVWREDAPSLHGDKPILRKFEARFLENLAAAQKEKISSMAKGRLDVLSDAVLEHPTAVVWDRDSSTPEPGMKPPGIRSRLAQLDTTDSCSTISSDTKFMLDMLYAKGSTEPGREKVSKVPSSPLVQGEVETDAEGGGSREQEGAWLCGRTPDGPVASAHTKLARAASSVDAETHKQKLENTGMMPIKKDVELTWECLEASPVQLKIKDLDFTDLGEEDDFDILDTGPMANGSFLSPSIEATSAGALMVPPPPPAVPGCPPPPPPPPAVPGCPPPPPPPPAVPGCPPPPPPAVPGCPPPPGLPGSIAMDGPSQAKKKRTVKLFWKELKQLDGSVGLGRFGQATLWASLQNVEINAAKLEHLFESRSKEVPTSKKAMDGKKVVVVLDPKRSNAINIGLTVLPPVHIIKTAVLNFDEFAVNKEGIEKILTMVPTEEEKQKIQEAQLANPDVPLGSAEQFLLALSSISDLTARLQLWAFKLDYESLEQEIAEPLFDLKVGMEQLARNHTFKCILATLLAMGNFLNGSQSRGFELGYLEKVSEVKDTVHRQSLLHHLCQMVVEKFPETTDLYSEIASITRSAKIDFDELANSLVQLERRCRASWDNLKVIAKHETKPVLKSKLTDFLKDSTLRIVVLKVVHRRVLNRFHSFLLYLGYPASTARDVKVTPICKLLREFALEYRTCRERVLQQQKKRAAHRERNKTRGRLITETEKFSGITEAAPPPAVVSSGPEEQMEAGHESMKNLLTSPTDAPVRRSRASRGTGHATPAQGSPAQEDVPSSPDDASDEIMDRLVKSVTHNANPRPCANKERRRSRGNRKSLRRTLKGGLSDDLVQALGLGRAPGMEV from the exons agAAGCTGTACAACTCGCAGGGGCCGGAGCTGCGGCgatctctcttctccctcaaGCAGCTCTTTCAG gagGACAAGGACCTGGTGCCGGAGTTTGTGAACCTGGATGGCTTGACGTGCCTGATCAAAGTGGGGGCAGAGGCCGACCAGAACTACCAGAATTACATCCTCCGGG CCCTGAGCCAGATCATGCTCTTTGTGGATGGGATGCAGGGTGTCATCAACCACAACGAGACCGTCCAGTGGCTGTACACGCTGTCGGGAAGCCCG TTTCGCCTGGTGGTGAAGATGGcgctgaagctgctgctggtgttCGTGGAGTACACGGAGCCCAACGCCCTGCTCCTCATCCACGCCGTCAACGCTGTGGACCAGGCGAGAG GCGCGTGCCCGTGGTCCAACCTGATGGCCATCCTGGAGCAACGCAACGGGGCTGACACGGACCTGCTGGTGTTCGCCATGACGCTGATCAACAAG ACGCTGGCAGCCCTCCCAGACCAAGACACCTTCTACGACGTGACGGActgcctggagcagcagggCATGGAGCGCGTGGTGCAGCAGTACCTGGGCAGCAAGGGCACCGACCTCGACCTGAAGCAGCAGTTCACGCTCTACGAA AGCGCTCTCAAGCTGGAGGATGATGCGGAAGAGCCGCCCTCGGGGGGACGAAAGGAGCGGAGGACAGATGAGGGCCGACGCGGGTGGCGATCCCAGGGTGGCTGCCCGGAGTCCAGCCCCGATACCCCACCGCTGCTGGGGTCCCCTGGCACCCCGAAGGAGCCCCCCACCGAGGACACCCCGGCTGTCCCCACGCCGAGCAGCCCAGCAGA ACCCTGTCCTGGCAGCGTCTACAACAGTGCGTCCAGCGTGCAGCTGGCCCTGGCCTCCCCCCCGGCCGAGAaggagcagcccccagccccaggcgaGCGCAGCGTCTACAA GCTGCACCAAACTGCCCCTGTCTG GCGGGAGGATGCCCCCTCCTTGCATGGGGACAAGCCTATTTTGAGGAAGTTTGA AGCTCGCTTCTTGGAGAACCTGGCCGCAGCCCAGAAAGAGAAGATCTCTTCCATGGCCAAGGGACGGCTCGATGTCCTCAGTGATGCTGTGCTGGAGCATCCCACCGCCGTCGTGTGGGACAGGGACAGCAGCACCCCCGAGCCCGGGATGAAGCCACCCGGCATAA ggTCCCGCCTGGCTCAGCTGGACACCACCGACTCCTGCAGCACCATCTCCTCTGACACCAAATTTATGCTGGACATGCTCTACGCCAAGGGCTCCACAGAACCAGGGAGGGAGAAAGTCTCCAAGGTCCCATCATCCCCCCTGGTCCAGGGTGAAGTGGAGACAGATGCCGAGGGAGGTGGCAGCCGGGAGCAGGAGGGTGCCTGGCTCTGTGGCAGGACTCCAGACGGGCCAGTGGCCAGCGCCCACACCAAGCTGGCACGTGCCGCGTCCAGTGTAGATGCTGAGACCCACAAGCAGAAGCTGGAGAACACCGGGATGATGCCCATCAAGAAGGATGTAGAGCTGACGTGGGAGTGCCTGGAGGCCAGCCCTGTGCAGCTGAAGATTAAGGACTTGGACTTCACTGATTTGGGGGAAGAAGACGACTTTGACATCCTGGACACAGGGCCCATGGCCAAtggctccttcctctctcccagcatCGAAGCGACAAGTGCTGGAGCTCTCATGgttcctcctccacctcctgcaGTCCCTGGCTGCCCACCACCTCCACCCCCACCTCCTGCAGTCCCTGGCTGCCCACCACCTCCACCCCCACCTCCTGCGGTCCCTGGCTGcccaccacctccacctcctgcaGTCCCCGGCTGTCCACCACCCCCAGGACTGCCAGGCTCCATAGCAATGGATGGCCCCTCCCAGGCCAAGAAGAAGAGGACAGTGAAGCTCTTCTGGAAGGAGCTGAAGCAGCTGGATggctctgtggggctgggcaggtTTGGTCAGGCAACACTGTGGGCGTCCTTGCAGAATGTCGAGATCAATGCTGCCaaactggagcatctctttGAGTCACGGTCAAAGGAAGTGCCAACTTCAAAG AAGGCCATGGATGGGAAGAAGGTTGTGGTAGTGCTGGATCCCAAGAGGAGCAATGCCATCAACATTGGCCTCACGGTGCTGCCACCCGTGCACATCATCAAGACAGCTGTGCTCAACTTTGACGAGTTTGCAGTCAATAAGGAAGGGATTGAG AAAATCCTGACCATGGTCCCGACcgaggaggagaagcagaagatCCAGGAGGCCCAGTTGGCCAACCCTGATGTTCCCTTGGGCTCTGCGGAGCAGTTCCTGCTCGCCCTGTCTTCTATCAGCGACCTCACGGCCAGGCTCCAGCTCTGGGCCTTCAAGCTGGACTACGAGAGCCTGGAGCAG GAGATTGCAGAGCCGCTCTTTGATCTGAAGGTGGGCATGGAGCAGCTGGCCAGAAATCACACCTTCAAGTGCATCCTGGCCACGCTGTTGGCCATGGGCAACTTCTTGAATGGCTCCCAG AGCAGAGGCTTTGAGCTGGGCTACCTGGAGAAGGTCTCAGAAGTGAAGGACACAGTGCACCGGCAGTCCCTGCTCCACCATCTCTGCCAGATGGTGGTAGAGAAGTTTCCAGAAACCACTGACCTCTACTCAGAGATTGCCTCCATCACCCGCTCTGCCAAG ATTGACTTTGACGAGCTGGCCAACAGCCTGGTGCAGCTGGAGCGGAGGTGCAGGGCCTCCTGGGACAACCTGAAGGTGATTGCCAAGCACGAGACCAAGCCGGTGCTGAAGAGCAAGCTGACAGACTTCCTCAAGGACAGCACCCTGCGCATTGTCGTCTTGAAGGTGGTGCACAGGCGCGTCCTCAACAG GTTTCACTCCTTCCTGCTGTACCTGGGGTACCCGGCAAGCACGGCGCGGGACGTGAAGGTGACACCCATCTGCAAACTGCTCCGGGAGTTCGCCCTGGAGTACCGCACCTGCCGGGAGCGcgtcctgcagcagcagaagaaacgGGCTGCCCACCGCGAGCGCAACAAGACCCGGGGACGTCTCATCACCGAG ACCGAGAAGTTCTCTGGCATCACTGAGGCCGCTCCACCACCTGCCGTGGTGTCCAGCGGCCCCGAGGAGCAGATGGAAGCAGGTCACGAGAGCATGAAGAACCTGCTGACCTCCCCCACGGACGCCCCTGTCCGCCGCAGTCGGGCCAGCCGGG GGACAGGGCACGCCACCCCGGCCCAGGGCTCTCCAGCCCAGGAGGATGTTCCCAGCTCCCCAGACGATGCTTCGGATGAGATCATGGACCGGCTGGTGAAATCGGTGACTCACAACGCCAACCCCCGGCCCTGCGCCAACAAGGAGCGCAGGAGGTCCCGTGGCAATAGGAAGTCCT tgAGACGGACGCTGAAGGGCGGGCTCAGTGATGACCTGGTGCAGGCGCTGGGCCTGGGGCGGGCACCCGGCATGGAGGTTTGA
- the FHOD1 gene encoding FH1/FH2 domain-containing protein 1 isoform X3 codes for MLFVDGMQGVINHNETVQWLYTLSGSPFRLVVKMALKLLLVFVEYTEPNALLLIHAVNAVDQARGACPWSNLMAILEQRNGADTDLLVFAMTLINKTLAALPDQDTFYDVTDCLEQQGMERVVQQYLGSKGTDLDLKQQFTLYESALKLEDDAEEPPSGGRKERRTDEGRRGWRSQGGCPESSPDTPPLLGSPGTPKEPPTEDTPAVPTPSSPAEPCPGSVYNSASSVQLALASPPAEKEQPPAPGERSVYKLHQTAPVWREDAPSLHGDKPILRKFEARFLENLAAAQKEKISSMAKGRLDVLSDAVLEHPTAVVWDRDSSTPEPGMKPPGIRSRLAQLDTTDSCSTISSDTKFMLDMLYAKGSTEPGREKVSKVPSSPLVQGEVETDAEGGGSREQEGAWLCGRTPDGPVASAHTKLARAASSVDAETHKQKLENTGMMPIKKDVELTWECLEASPVQLKIKDLDFTDLGEEDDFDILDTGPMANGSFLSPSIEATSAGALMVPPPPPAVPGCPPPPPPPPAVPGCPPPPPPPPAVPGCPPPPPPAVPGCPPPPGLPGSIAMDGPSQAKKKRTVKLFWKELKQLDGSVGLGRFGQATLWASLQNVEINAAKLEHLFESRSKEVPTSKKAMDGKKVVVVLDPKRSNAINIGLTVLPPVHIIKTAVLNFDEFAVNKEGIEKILTMVPTEEEKQKIQEAQLANPDVPLGSAEQFLLALSSISDLTARLQLWAFKLDYESLEQEIAEPLFDLKVGMEQLARNHTFKCILATLLAMGNFLNGSQSRGFELGYLEKVSEVKDTVHRQSLLHHLCQMVVEKFPETTDLYSEIASITRSAKIDFDELANSLVQLERRCRASWDNLKVIAKHETKPVLKSKLTDFLKDSTLRIVVLKVVHRRVLNRFHSFLLYLGYPASTARDVKVTPICKLLREFALEYRTCRERVLQQQKKRAAHRERNKTRGRLITETEKFSGITEAAPPPAVVSSGPEEQMEAGHESMKNLLTSPTDAPVRRSRASRGTGHATPAQGSPAQEDVPSSPDDASDEIMDRLVKSVTHNANPRPCANKERRRSRGNRKSLRRTLKGGLSDDLVQALGLGRAPGMEV; via the exons ATGCTCTTTGTGGATGGGATGCAGGGTGTCATCAACCACAACGAGACCGTCCAGTGGCTGTACACGCTGTCGGGAAGCCCG TTTCGCCTGGTGGTGAAGATGGcgctgaagctgctgctggtgttCGTGGAGTACACGGAGCCCAACGCCCTGCTCCTCATCCACGCCGTCAACGCTGTGGACCAGGCGAGAG GCGCGTGCCCGTGGTCCAACCTGATGGCCATCCTGGAGCAACGCAACGGGGCTGACACGGACCTGCTGGTGTTCGCCATGACGCTGATCAACAAG ACGCTGGCAGCCCTCCCAGACCAAGACACCTTCTACGACGTGACGGActgcctggagcagcagggCATGGAGCGCGTGGTGCAGCAGTACCTGGGCAGCAAGGGCACCGACCTCGACCTGAAGCAGCAGTTCACGCTCTACGAA AGCGCTCTCAAGCTGGAGGATGATGCGGAAGAGCCGCCCTCGGGGGGACGAAAGGAGCGGAGGACAGATGAGGGCCGACGCGGGTGGCGATCCCAGGGTGGCTGCCCGGAGTCCAGCCCCGATACCCCACCGCTGCTGGGGTCCCCTGGCACCCCGAAGGAGCCCCCCACCGAGGACACCCCGGCTGTCCCCACGCCGAGCAGCCCAGCAGA ACCCTGTCCTGGCAGCGTCTACAACAGTGCGTCCAGCGTGCAGCTGGCCCTGGCCTCCCCCCCGGCCGAGAaggagcagcccccagccccaggcgaGCGCAGCGTCTACAA GCTGCACCAAACTGCCCCTGTCTG GCGGGAGGATGCCCCCTCCTTGCATGGGGACAAGCCTATTTTGAGGAAGTTTGA AGCTCGCTTCTTGGAGAACCTGGCCGCAGCCCAGAAAGAGAAGATCTCTTCCATGGCCAAGGGACGGCTCGATGTCCTCAGTGATGCTGTGCTGGAGCATCCCACCGCCGTCGTGTGGGACAGGGACAGCAGCACCCCCGAGCCCGGGATGAAGCCACCCGGCATAA ggTCCCGCCTGGCTCAGCTGGACACCACCGACTCCTGCAGCACCATCTCCTCTGACACCAAATTTATGCTGGACATGCTCTACGCCAAGGGCTCCACAGAACCAGGGAGGGAGAAAGTCTCCAAGGTCCCATCATCCCCCCTGGTCCAGGGTGAAGTGGAGACAGATGCCGAGGGAGGTGGCAGCCGGGAGCAGGAGGGTGCCTGGCTCTGTGGCAGGACTCCAGACGGGCCAGTGGCCAGCGCCCACACCAAGCTGGCACGTGCCGCGTCCAGTGTAGATGCTGAGACCCACAAGCAGAAGCTGGAGAACACCGGGATGATGCCCATCAAGAAGGATGTAGAGCTGACGTGGGAGTGCCTGGAGGCCAGCCCTGTGCAGCTGAAGATTAAGGACTTGGACTTCACTGATTTGGGGGAAGAAGACGACTTTGACATCCTGGACACAGGGCCCATGGCCAAtggctccttcctctctcccagcatCGAAGCGACAAGTGCTGGAGCTCTCATGgttcctcctccacctcctgcaGTCCCTGGCTGCCCACCACCTCCACCCCCACCTCCTGCAGTCCCTGGCTGCCCACCACCTCCACCCCCACCTCCTGCGGTCCCTGGCTGcccaccacctccacctcctgcaGTCCCCGGCTGTCCACCACCCCCAGGACTGCCAGGCTCCATAGCAATGGATGGCCCCTCCCAGGCCAAGAAGAAGAGGACAGTGAAGCTCTTCTGGAAGGAGCTGAAGCAGCTGGATggctctgtggggctgggcaggtTTGGTCAGGCAACACTGTGGGCGTCCTTGCAGAATGTCGAGATCAATGCTGCCaaactggagcatctctttGAGTCACGGTCAAAGGAAGTGCCAACTTCAAAG AAGGCCATGGATGGGAAGAAGGTTGTGGTAGTGCTGGATCCCAAGAGGAGCAATGCCATCAACATTGGCCTCACGGTGCTGCCACCCGTGCACATCATCAAGACAGCTGTGCTCAACTTTGACGAGTTTGCAGTCAATAAGGAAGGGATTGAG AAAATCCTGACCATGGTCCCGACcgaggaggagaagcagaagatCCAGGAGGCCCAGTTGGCCAACCCTGATGTTCCCTTGGGCTCTGCGGAGCAGTTCCTGCTCGCCCTGTCTTCTATCAGCGACCTCACGGCCAGGCTCCAGCTCTGGGCCTTCAAGCTGGACTACGAGAGCCTGGAGCAG GAGATTGCAGAGCCGCTCTTTGATCTGAAGGTGGGCATGGAGCAGCTGGCCAGAAATCACACCTTCAAGTGCATCCTGGCCACGCTGTTGGCCATGGGCAACTTCTTGAATGGCTCCCAG AGCAGAGGCTTTGAGCTGGGCTACCTGGAGAAGGTCTCAGAAGTGAAGGACACAGTGCACCGGCAGTCCCTGCTCCACCATCTCTGCCAGATGGTGGTAGAGAAGTTTCCAGAAACCACTGACCTCTACTCAGAGATTGCCTCCATCACCCGCTCTGCCAAG ATTGACTTTGACGAGCTGGCCAACAGCCTGGTGCAGCTGGAGCGGAGGTGCAGGGCCTCCTGGGACAACCTGAAGGTGATTGCCAAGCACGAGACCAAGCCGGTGCTGAAGAGCAAGCTGACAGACTTCCTCAAGGACAGCACCCTGCGCATTGTCGTCTTGAAGGTGGTGCACAGGCGCGTCCTCAACAG GTTTCACTCCTTCCTGCTGTACCTGGGGTACCCGGCAAGCACGGCGCGGGACGTGAAGGTGACACCCATCTGCAAACTGCTCCGGGAGTTCGCCCTGGAGTACCGCACCTGCCGGGAGCGcgtcctgcagcagcagaagaaacgGGCTGCCCACCGCGAGCGCAACAAGACCCGGGGACGTCTCATCACCGAG ACCGAGAAGTTCTCTGGCATCACTGAGGCCGCTCCACCACCTGCCGTGGTGTCCAGCGGCCCCGAGGAGCAGATGGAAGCAGGTCACGAGAGCATGAAGAACCTGCTGACCTCCCCCACGGACGCCCCTGTCCGCCGCAGTCGGGCCAGCCGGG GGACAGGGCACGCCACCCCGGCCCAGGGCTCTCCAGCCCAGGAGGATGTTCCCAGCTCCCCAGACGATGCTTCGGATGAGATCATGGACCGGCTGGTGAAATCGGTGACTCACAACGCCAACCCCCGGCCCTGCGCCAACAAGGAGCGCAGGAGGTCCCGTGGCAATAGGAAGTCCT tgAGACGGACGCTGAAGGGCGGGCTCAGTGATGACCTGGTGCAGGCGCTGGGCCTGGGGCGGGCACCCGGCATGGAGGTTTGA